In Candidatus Baltobacteraceae bacterium, a genomic segment contains:
- a CDS encoding helix-turn-helix domain-containing protein produces MHNEQRSGCPINLTLEVLGDKWSLIVIRDMIFGDRRHFRELLTKSEEGIASNILAARLQTLVEHDIITRSHDATHQQKVIYSLTEAGIALVPVLAQIGAWGRRFLPVSEELSIRAELLEKGGAPTWNAFMAELRESHLGKPRRGSKRSVRLELQKAYETVVRRKQRIKT; encoded by the coding sequence TTGCATAACGAACAACGCTCCGGCTGTCCGATCAACCTCACGCTGGAGGTGCTCGGCGACAAGTGGAGTCTAATCGTGATCCGCGACATGATCTTCGGCGACCGCCGGCACTTCCGCGAGCTCCTCACGAAATCCGAAGAGGGAATTGCCTCAAACATCCTCGCTGCGCGACTGCAAACGCTCGTCGAGCACGACATCATCACCCGCAGCCATGATGCGACCCACCAGCAAAAAGTGATCTACAGCCTCACCGAAGCGGGGATTGCGCTCGTGCCCGTGCTCGCTCAGATCGGAGCATGGGGCCGGCGATTTCTTCCCGTGAGTGAAGAACTTTCGATTCGCGCGGAGCTGCTCGAGAAGGGAGGCGCGCCGACGTGGAACGCGTTCATGGCCGAACTGCGCGAGTCGCATCTGGGCAAGCCGCGGCGCGGTAGCAAGAGATCGGTGCGGCTCGAGCTTCAGAAGGCCTACGAAACGGTGGTGCGCAGGAAGCAGCGCATCAAAACCTGA
- a CDS encoding DUF3311 domain-containing protein, translating into MRRNSWWNVLLLVPFIATLFPALYNRLDPPLFGMPFFYWYQLAWTIGSGIVLAIYIALIRGGERDAS; encoded by the coding sequence ATGAGAAGAAATTCTTGGTGGAACGTGCTCTTGCTCGTTCCCTTTATCGCGACGCTCTTTCCGGCTCTGTACAACCGGCTCGATCCGCCGCTGTTCGGCATGCCGTTCTTCTACTGGTATCAACTGGCCTGGACGATCGGTTCGGGCATCGTGTTAGCAATCTATATCGCCCTCATTCGCGGAGGCGAGCGCGATGCAAGCTAG
- a CDS encoding nuclear transport factor 2 family protein has translation MSASIVAACMLVLLGSTPEARAANAGPTAENAYAAERAINAAWLSNNADALGRLLSGDWVVINSRGSIGDKADVLQGIRAGAFRRKTMVLSNPRIRLYGNVAIVTTHLETSGLLAGKCFHVAETQTDVLNWQDRAWKSVLLHETKIPGPETGCR, from the coding sequence TTGTCGGCTTCGATCGTGGCCGCGTGTATGCTCGTTTTGCTCGGTTCGACCCCGGAAGCGCGTGCCGCCAATGCCGGGCCCACGGCTGAAAACGCCTATGCGGCTGAACGCGCGATCAACGCCGCTTGGCTCTCGAACAACGCGGACGCGCTCGGGCGGCTCCTCTCCGGCGATTGGGTGGTCATCAACTCACGGGGAAGCATCGGCGACAAGGCGGACGTCCTCCAGGGTATCCGTGCGGGCGCATTCAGGCGAAAGACCATGGTCCTTTCCAACCCAAGAATTCGCCTGTACGGGAATGTCGCGATCGTAACGACGCATCTCGAGACATCTGGTTTATTGGCGGGGAAATGCTTCCACGTAGCCGAGACGCAGACCGACGTCTTGAACTGGCAAGACCGCGCTTGGAAATCGGTGCTGTTGCACGAGACCAAGATCCCTGGGCCGGAAACCGGCTGCCGGTGA
- a CDS encoding sodium:solute symporter: MQASSIIVIVLVIGITILGFAAASWRRTGTLEHMHEWALGGRNFGTIISWFLIGGDLYTAYTFIAVPALAYAAGPMAFFALPYTIVAYPFGILILTRFWSVSRNRGYITAADFVRDRFGDRSLEVVTAITGVISIVPYIALQLVGMEVVFQQLGGFFALGHGEVALAISFILLAAYTYTSGLRAPALIALVKDTLIYLTIICAIVAVTHMFGGWAGIFDAAGKALAAKPKPASLLLGQPQYFVYGTLAFGSALALFIYPHSITSILSAKSRAVVERNMALLPIYSLLLGFLALLGYAAIAAGVKVTNPQFAIPALFAKIFPDWFAGVGYSAIVIGALVPAAIMAIGGANLFASNIFRQFSAQRDAVETRTAKIVTLAICLVALLFVIFIKPKYAIGFQFLGGAWILQTFPAFVVGLYTNWLNPKALLLGWVVGIAAGTYMAVETNFTAAFPLHLFGGTLVGYGPFYALILNLVVAVIATPIFNAAATMRGADATTTADYA; the protein is encoded by the coding sequence ATGCAAGCTAGTTCGATTATCGTCATCGTTCTCGTCATCGGCATTACGATTCTCGGTTTTGCCGCAGCCAGTTGGCGCAGGACCGGCACGCTGGAGCACATGCACGAGTGGGCCCTCGGCGGACGCAACTTCGGCACGATCATCTCGTGGTTTCTGATCGGCGGCGACCTCTACACCGCGTACACCTTCATCGCGGTGCCGGCCCTGGCATACGCGGCCGGGCCGATGGCGTTCTTCGCGCTGCCCTATACGATCGTCGCCTATCCCTTCGGTATTCTCATCCTCACGCGCTTCTGGAGCGTATCGCGCAATCGCGGCTATATCACCGCCGCCGATTTCGTACGCGACCGTTTCGGCGACCGTTCGCTCGAGGTCGTCACCGCCATCACCGGCGTGATCTCGATTGTCCCGTATATCGCGCTGCAACTGGTCGGCATGGAGGTCGTCTTCCAGCAGCTCGGCGGTTTCTTCGCGCTCGGCCACGGCGAGGTGGCGCTGGCGATTTCATTCATTCTGCTCGCAGCCTACACGTACACGAGCGGCTTGCGCGCGCCGGCGCTGATCGCGCTGGTCAAAGACACGCTCATCTATCTCACGATCATCTGCGCGATCGTCGCGGTCACGCACATGTTCGGCGGGTGGGCCGGTATCTTCGATGCGGCCGGTAAGGCGCTCGCCGCCAAACCCAAACCGGCATCGCTGCTCCTCGGCCAGCCGCAGTACTTCGTGTACGGCACGCTCGCGTTCGGATCGGCGCTGGCGCTCTTCATCTATCCGCACTCGATCACGTCGATACTTTCGGCCAAGAGCCGGGCGGTCGTGGAGCGCAACATGGCGCTGCTGCCGATCTATTCGCTCTTGCTCGGGTTTTTGGCGCTGCTCGGATACGCCGCCATCGCGGCCGGCGTCAAGGTGACGAACCCGCAGTTTGCCATCCCGGCGCTTTTCGCGAAGATCTTTCCGGATTGGTTCGCCGGCGTCGGCTACTCGGCAATCGTCATCGGGGCGCTCGTACCCGCGGCGATCATGGCGATCGGCGGCGCGAACCTCTTCGCCAGCAACATCTTCCGGCAGTTCTCGGCGCAGCGCGACGCGGTCGAGACGCGAACCGCAAAAATCGTCACGCTGGCGATCTGCCTGGTCGCGCTGCTCTTCGTCATCTTCATCAAGCCGAAGTACGCGATCGGCTTCCAGTTCCTCGGCGGCGCCTGGATTCTGCAAACGTTCCCGGCGTTCGTCGTCGGGCTCTACACCAACTGGCTCAATCCGAAAGCGCTCTTACTCGGCTGGGTCGTCGGAATTGCCGCCGGAACGTACATGGCGGTTGAGACCAACTTCACCGCCGCCTTCCCGCTGCATCTCTTCGGCGGCACGCTGGTAGGATACGGGCCGTTCTACGCGCTGATCCTGAACCTCGTCGTCGCGGTCATCGCGACGCCGATCTTCAACGCGGCCGCCACCATGCGTGGAGCCGACGCGACGACCACCGCGGATTATGCGTAG
- a CDS encoding sulfite oxidase-like oxidoreductase — MARAGRCAVSEEKIVSRGFTGRRTAGETKLPPGQYLTHDFPVLSATPTPHIPLDTWEFTLTTETGETRRWNWARFRALPSVSLTTDIHCVTRWSKFDTGWEGVAIDTLLEGVESSAGYAMAHSYGGYTTNIPLADLRDGKAWIAFRYAGKELEPEHGGPARLLVPHLYFWKSAKWLNGLTLMREDEPGFWERLGYNMYGDPWREQRYTGD, encoded by the coding sequence ATGGCACGCGCAGGGCGCTGCGCCGTGAGCGAAGAGAAAATCGTTTCGCGCGGCTTTACCGGACGCCGCACGGCCGGCGAAACAAAGCTGCCGCCGGGACAATATCTCACCCACGATTTTCCCGTGCTCTCGGCCACGCCCACGCCCCACATTCCGCTCGATACGTGGGAGTTCACGCTCACGACGGAGACCGGCGAGACGCGCCGTTGGAATTGGGCCCGGTTTCGTGCGCTGCCCAGCGTGAGCCTCACGACCGACATCCACTGCGTCACGCGTTGGTCGAAATTCGACACCGGCTGGGAAGGTGTTGCGATCGATACGCTGCTCGAGGGCGTGGAGAGTTCGGCCGGCTATGCGATGGCGCACTCATACGGCGGCTACACCACCAATATTCCGCTTGCGGATCTGCGCGACGGCAAGGCGTGGATCGCGTTTCGTTACGCCGGAAAGGAGCTCGAACCCGAGCACGGCGGTCCGGCGCGCCTTCTCGTGCCCCACCTTTATTTTTGGAAGAGCGCCAAATGGTTGAACGGTCTGACGCTGATGCGCGAGGATGAACCGGGCTTCTGGGAGCGGCTCGGCTACAACATGTACGGCGATCCATGGCGGGAACAGCGCTACACGGGCGATTAG
- a CDS encoding PilZ domain-containing protein: protein MLNDLITFFTGAPQNRRKYARRAGPFPAWVAIGTQWANCACLDISGSGLGVVSPTALPEECNFRVQIEGRNIVIRAKRVWQQPGTAQGKPAWRYGLTFTGISADDWDAVVRFSNNDAVTVENKAQKELELVRLKADDVARLIPKKLQDTMLSMLVQKGRLAPIDDKTPLVQYAYGGVVKRSGRALHRLAIHSRVRDSATHEVKAFDTRFLFDDQGGNVQIDE, encoded by the coding sequence ATGCTGAACGACCTCATCACGTTTTTCACCGGGGCACCACAGAACCGGCGAAAATACGCACGACGCGCGGGACCCTTCCCGGCGTGGGTCGCTATTGGCACGCAGTGGGCAAATTGCGCGTGCCTGGACATCTCCGGCAGCGGCCTCGGAGTCGTCTCCCCAACCGCCCTTCCGGAGGAGTGTAATTTCCGCGTGCAGATCGAGGGCCGCAACATCGTCATTCGCGCCAAGCGCGTGTGGCAGCAGCCGGGAACCGCGCAGGGCAAACCGGCATGGCGCTACGGGCTCACCTTTACCGGCATCAGCGCGGACGATTGGGACGCGGTCGTCCGGTTCTCCAACAACGATGCGGTCACGGTAGAGAACAAGGCGCAGAAAGAACTCGAACTCGTCCGCCTGAAGGCCGACGACGTTGCGCGCTTGATTCCCAAGAAACTGCAGGACACGATGCTCTCGATGCTGGTGCAGAAGGGACGATTGGCTCCGATCGACGACAAGACACCGCTCGTGCAATACGCGTATGGCGGCGTCGTCAAGCGCAGCGGCCGCGCACTGCATCGCCTCGCGATTCATTCGCGCGTGCGCGATTCGGCCACGCACGAAGTCAAGGCGTTCGATACGCGCTTTCTCTTCGACGATCAGGGCGGCAACGTTCAGATCGACGAATAG
- a CDS encoding carboxypeptidase-like regulatory domain-containing protein, protein MRGFSQRAIFCVAALSFFGLVACGGSGGAGSSAGGGAVANGYLPAAPTPNATGSPAITTGDVVSGTLTDYVTQKPIAGATVTLGAFPASDCVGWEACGSPVAPRQTTTTAANGSWSIGGLTNGSYFLTIAMDGNPALAQTYTILHRSVTIAGANAALGEVNISKLSSYESAWLAQINSDRASVATPATGPVVIDEYDEEAARAEAAAVADGQYPYGDSTEGVFGDEASSQTGYFEDGNGGVADANAGPYDWQAAESAFFANEKENCESEYDVPNGSWVSCPFEENTGHYINLAQDSLVWVGLGESATAAVSSSNVAGWWIYAGVTSYDSTTARTAAETSRRASALPPPR, encoded by the coding sequence ATGCGCGGTTTCTCTCAGCGTGCGATTTTCTGCGTTGCGGCGCTTTCATTTTTCGGCCTGGTTGCGTGCGGCGGCAGCGGCGGGGCCGGCAGCAGCGCCGGCGGCGGTGCGGTCGCCAACGGCTACCTTCCCGCGGCGCCGACACCCAACGCCACCGGTTCGCCCGCGATCACGACCGGCGACGTCGTTTCCGGCACGCTGACCGATTACGTGACGCAGAAGCCGATCGCCGGCGCGACCGTCACGCTGGGCGCGTTTCCTGCCTCGGATTGCGTGGGCTGGGAAGCGTGCGGCTCTCCGGTTGCTCCGCGGCAAACAACGACGACCGCAGCGAACGGAAGCTGGAGTATCGGCGGCTTGACCAACGGCAGCTACTTCCTCACCATCGCCATGGACGGCAATCCGGCCCTCGCGCAAACCTACACCATCCTGCACCGCAGCGTGACGATCGCCGGCGCAAACGCCGCGCTCGGGGAAGTCAACATTTCGAAACTCTCGTCGTACGAGTCGGCGTGGCTCGCGCAGATCAATTCGGATCGCGCCTCGGTCGCGACTCCGGCGACGGGTCCGGTGGTGATCGACGAGTATGACGAAGAGGCCGCGCGCGCCGAGGCGGCCGCCGTCGCGGACGGCCAATATCCGTACGGTGATTCGACCGAGGGTGTCTTCGGCGACGAGGCGTCGTCACAGACCGGCTATTTCGAGGACGGCAACGGCGGCGTCGCCGACGCGAACGCCGGGCCGTACGACTGGCAAGCCGCGGAGTCGGCGTTCTTCGCGAACGAAAAAGAAAACTGCGAGAGCGAGTACGACGTGCCGAACGGCAGTTGGGTGAGTTGTCCGTTCGAAGAGAACACCGGGCATTACATCAATCTCGCGCAGGACTCGTTGGTCTGGGTCGGTCTAGGCGAATCCGCAACGGCTGCCGTTTCGTCGAGTAACGTCGCCGGGTGGTGGATCTACGCCGGCGTCACGTCGTACGATTCGACGACGGCGCGGACCGCCGCGGAGACGAGCCGCCGCGCGTCGGCTCTTCCTCCTCCGCGCTAA
- a CDS encoding helix-turn-helix domain-containing protein yields MRTDHSGVFESVHRDASSLRYHRHGISFATIVLEGSYTEVRDGVPSAYSKGSIVLHPPSEEHSDYFTSATRCLNVELDETMTPGFVEAAALHLTRCDGTPEARVALSRLRLLLESRGQTQLPVFPAWLQATIEYFGWSTAQPLREAATLAGVHQTHFSREFRRYIRMTPSGFRSRARVRRASELLLSTSTPLARIAQECGFSDQSHLTRAFGAALGLSPAAYRRTFAR; encoded by the coding sequence ATGCGCACTGATCACTCGGGCGTTTTCGAGAGCGTGCACCGCGATGCCAGCTCGCTGCGGTACCACCGGCATGGAATCTCCTTCGCGACGATCGTCCTCGAGGGTTCGTATACCGAAGTCCGCGACGGCGTTCCGAGTGCGTACTCGAAAGGGTCCATCGTTCTCCACCCGCCGAGCGAAGAGCATTCCGATTATTTCACGAGCGCGACGCGGTGCCTCAACGTCGAGCTGGACGAGACGATGACGCCTGGATTCGTCGAAGCTGCCGCCCTCCACCTCACACGCTGCGACGGCACGCCCGAAGCGCGCGTGGCCCTTTCACGCCTGCGCCTGTTGCTGGAATCGCGCGGGCAAACCCAACTGCCGGTCTTCCCCGCATGGCTCCAAGCGACCATCGAATATTTCGGATGGTCGACCGCTCAGCCGCTGCGCGAGGCGGCAACGCTTGCCGGCGTACATCAAACCCATTTCAGCCGCGAGTTTCGCCGCTACATCCGGATGACGCCCAGCGGGTTCCGGAGCCGGGCCCGCGTACGCCGCGCTTCGGAACTGCTGCTCTCAACCAGCACACCGCTCGCGCGCATCGCTCAAGAATGCGGCTTCAGCGACCAAAGCCACCTCACGCGCGCGTTCGGAGCCGCGCTCGGTCTCTCGCCTGCCGCCTACCGGCGCACGTTCGCTCGCTAA
- a CDS encoding ferredoxin reductase: MAGTALHGRLDWRESTLVERRRESVSAYTLVLDVPQWAGHDAGQHADVRLTAPDGYSAARSYSIANAPSGNRIELTIEELADGEVSPYLAESLAPGDPLEIRGPIGGWFVWRPEQTEPVQLVAGGSGIVPLMAMIRTRAQTRSRAPFRLLYSVRSPQAVIYADELRQRAAADAGLEISYIYTRGVPDGWPRPAGRIDAETIAQATFSAHMQPACYVCGPTPFVEAAANLLIEAGHDAARIKTERFGPSGAPA, encoded by the coding sequence ATGGCGGGAACAGCGCTACACGGGCGATTAGACTGGCGGGAAAGTACGCTGGTCGAACGCAGGCGAGAATCGGTAAGCGCGTACACGCTCGTGCTCGACGTGCCGCAGTGGGCGGGACATGACGCCGGGCAGCACGCCGATGTCCGGCTCACCGCACCCGACGGCTACAGCGCCGCGCGTTCGTATTCGATTGCGAACGCGCCCAGCGGGAACCGCATCGAACTCACGATCGAAGAGCTCGCCGACGGCGAGGTCTCGCCTTATCTTGCGGAGTCGCTCGCGCCCGGTGATCCGCTCGAAATCCGTGGGCCGATCGGCGGATGGTTCGTATGGCGGCCCGAGCAGACCGAGCCGGTGCAACTGGTTGCCGGCGGTTCGGGCATCGTTCCGCTGATGGCGATGATTCGTACGCGCGCGCAAACGCGAAGCCGTGCCCCGTTTCGCTTACTCTACTCCGTGCGTTCGCCGCAAGCGGTCATTTATGCCGACGAACTGCGGCAGCGCGCGGCCGCGGATGCCGGTCTCGAGATCAGCTACATCTACACGCGCGGCGTTCCGGACGGTTGGCCGCGCCCGGCTGGGCGGATCGACGCGGAAACGATCGCGCAAGCGACGTTTTCAGCGCACATGCAGCCGGCATGTTACGTCTGCGGTCCGACGCCGTTCGTCGAGGCGGCGGCGAATTTGCTCATCGAAGCGGGTCACGACGCGGCGCGAATCAAGACCGAACGCTTCGGACCGAGTGGCGCCCCGGCCTAG
- a CDS encoding VOC family protein, producing the protein MSVHVYGINHIAIEVGDVDKAVAFYEDVFGLEKLDEGEGDAFFKIGEHQFLAIFEVEETHPDRTRHFGLIVQEAGIRF; encoded by the coding sequence ATGAGCGTTCACGTTTATGGAATCAACCACATAGCGATCGAGGTCGGCGACGTCGATAAGGCGGTCGCGTTCTACGAAGACGTGTTCGGACTAGAAAAGCTCGACGAGGGCGAGGGCGACGCGTTCTTCAAGATCGGCGAACATCAGTTCTTGGCAATCTTCGAGGTCGAGGAGACGCATCCCGATCGCACCCGCCACTTCGGGCTGATCGTGCAGGAGGCCGGCATCAGGTTTTGA
- a CDS encoding alpha-ketoglutarate-dependent dioxygenase AlkB, with amino-acid sequence MSQQLALFETDSRVVLDDASGSILYYRNVLTPAHTQRVFERLLAGVPWRSERRMMYEREVDVPRLVASSSVDEALLPPLAEVLPIVERRTRSRYTHIGMNLYRDGRDSVAPHNDKLHELIVGQPIALLSLGATRKMTIRSKGLPRRILDLDLEPGSVLVMSYLTQYGYDHGIPKTSESVGPRISLAFRVRPR; translated from the coding sequence ATGTCGCAGCAACTCGCCCTTTTCGAGACGGATTCCCGCGTCGTCCTCGACGATGCAAGCGGATCGATCCTGTACTATCGGAACGTGCTCACACCCGCGCATACCCAGCGCGTCTTCGAAAGGTTGCTCGCCGGCGTGCCGTGGCGAAGCGAGCGCCGCATGATGTACGAACGCGAGGTCGACGTCCCCCGTTTGGTGGCCTCGAGCAGCGTCGACGAGGCCTTGTTGCCGCCGCTCGCGGAGGTGCTGCCGATCGTCGAGCGCCGCACCCGTTCGCGTTACACCCATATCGGCATGAATCTCTATCGCGACGGCCGCGATAGCGTTGCGCCGCACAACGACAAGCTCCACGAACTCATCGTCGGTCAGCCGATTGCCTTGCTCTCGTTGGGCGCGACGCGGAAGATGACGATTCGGAGTAAGGGATTGCCGCGCCGGATTCTCGATCTCGATCTCGAGCCGGGCAGCGTGCTCGTGATGTCCTACCTCACGCAGTACGGCTACGACCATGGAATTCCGAAGACAAGCGAATCGGTGGGCCCGCGGATCAGCCTTGCGTTTCGTGTACGTCCGCGTTAG
- a CDS encoding metal/formaldehyde-sensitive transcriptional repressor, whose protein sequence is MSHTIREKAKLLARVHRIAGQVQAVVRALEAEAECGEVLQRIAAARGAMNGLMSEVLEDHVRAHVLSPRSVKAADRERFADDLTHLVRRYLK, encoded by the coding sequence ATGAGTCATACGATTCGTGAGAAAGCCAAACTCCTGGCGCGCGTGCACCGTATCGCAGGACAGGTCCAAGCCGTCGTTCGCGCCTTGGAAGCAGAAGCCGAATGCGGTGAAGTATTGCAACGGATCGCCGCCGCGCGCGGCGCGATGAACGGGCTGATGTCCGAAGTGCTCGAGGATCACGTACGCGCGCACGTACTTTCGCCGCGATCGGTCAAGGCGGCGGACCGGGAACGCTTTGCCGACGACTTGACTCACCTGGTGCGTCGTTATCTGAAATGA
- a CDS encoding alpha/beta hydrolase, with protein sequence MPASSFEIDGATLEVLRLPGDSPARPTLVLLHEGLGSVGLWRDLPQRLHARTGCGIFAYSRRGNGFSSVLEEARAPDYMHREALQTLPRLLDAAGIERPILVGHSDGASIALIFAGAHPREPRALVLLAPHVFVEEISLRSIAAIGTTYRAGVLRERLARHHRDVDHTFYAWHDIWLAPSFRDWNIEEYLARIEAPAVLVQGRQDEYGTRAQLDAIERAMLAPCDRVVLDRCGHSPHRDRPAAVETIVAATAQAGW encoded by the coding sequence GTGCCGGCTTCGAGCTTTGAGATCGACGGAGCGACGCTGGAGGTCCTGCGGCTGCCCGGCGATTCGCCCGCGCGGCCGACCCTCGTCCTCCTCCACGAGGGGTTGGGATCGGTGGGTTTATGGCGCGACTTGCCGCAGCGCTTGCACGCGCGCACCGGCTGCGGGATTTTCGCATACTCGCGCCGCGGCAACGGATTTTCCAGCGTTCTCGAGGAGGCGCGCGCGCCCGACTATATGCATCGCGAGGCCCTGCAGACCTTGCCTCGTTTGTTGGACGCAGCCGGGATCGAACGTCCGATTCTCGTCGGACACAGCGACGGCGCGTCGATCGCGTTGATTTTTGCGGGTGCGCATCCGCGGGAGCCGCGCGCATTGGTGTTGCTCGCTCCGCACGTCTTCGTCGAGGAGATTTCGCTTCGCAGCATCGCCGCGATCGGCACAACCTATCGCGCCGGCGTGCTGCGCGAGCGGCTCGCCCGCCATCATCGCGACGTCGACCACACGTTCTACGCCTGGCACGATATCTGGCTTGCGCCTTCTTTTCGCGACTGGAACATCGAAGAATACTTGGCTCGCATCGAAGCTCCGGCCGTGCTCGTGCAGGGCCGCCAAGACGAGTACGGAACGCGCGCGCAACTCGATGCGATCGAACGCGCAATGCTCGCGCCCTGCGATCGCGTCGTGCTCGATCGCTGCGGCCACTCGCCCCATCGTGATCGGCCGGCGGCGGTAGAAACGATCGTTGCCGCGACGGCGCAGGCGGGCTGGTAA
- a CDS encoding sulfotransferase produces MHPDPAAELLNFSGATLWSSGRVDDAIVAFRRALDSDPAYAQAARNLGNALREVGDLDEAVRWLRRAVELDPRDTVAHRYLVESQPADAAQRAQLDALTRDCALDDAARIDLFFALATAYASERPELAFQHLLHANRLKRSTIAYDESPERTLLGSLCATFSPTLVRAMRGCGNPSTLPVFVIGMPRAGSTLVEQILAAHRDVHAAGELELFERAFGLFPPMLSDPRDARAFAAELRDALANLGTRYLEQLPAVQASRITDKMPSNFRFAVPIHLALPNAKLVHVRRNPLDTCLSCFATHFVDGQLYTYDLRELGRYYRLYEKHMQYVRALVPSGTLLEIEYEALVADFEVQARRIVAHCGLDWDYACLEFWRVDRPVRTASAVQVRRPLYSESVGRWRRYERELAPLIEALAE; encoded by the coding sequence ATGCACCCTGATCCCGCAGCGGAGCTCTTGAATTTCTCCGGCGCTACCCTTTGGAGCAGCGGTCGCGTGGACGACGCGATCGTCGCGTTTCGGCGCGCCCTCGATAGCGACCCCGCCTACGCGCAGGCGGCGCGCAATCTCGGCAACGCGCTGCGCGAAGTCGGCGATCTGGACGAGGCCGTGCGCTGGCTCCGGCGTGCGGTCGAACTCGACCCGCGCGATACCGTCGCCCATCGCTACTTGGTCGAGTCACAGCCGGCTGATGCGGCACAGCGAGCGCAGTTGGACGCGCTCACCCGCGATTGCGCGCTCGACGACGCCGCCCGCATCGATCTCTTCTTCGCGCTAGCGACTGCGTACGCGAGCGAGCGTCCGGAGCTGGCATTCCAACATCTCTTGCACGCCAACCGGCTCAAACGCTCGACGATCGCCTACGATGAGTCGCCCGAGCGAACCCTATTGGGATCGCTGTGCGCGACGTTCAGCCCCACGCTCGTGCGCGCGATGCGCGGGTGCGGAAATCCGAGCACGCTCCCTGTCTTCGTCATCGGGATGCCCCGCGCGGGAAGCACGTTGGTCGAACAGATCCTGGCTGCTCATCGCGACGTCCATGCCGCGGGCGAACTCGAGCTCTTCGAGCGCGCGTTCGGTCTTTTCCCGCCGATGCTCTCCGATCCGCGCGATGCGCGCGCATTTGCGGCTGAACTGCGTGACGCCTTGGCAAACCTGGGCACGCGCTATCTCGAGCAGCTTCCCGCGGTGCAGGCATCGCGCATCACCGACAAGATGCCGTCCAATTTTCGCTTTGCGGTACCGATTCATCTCGCTCTGCCGAACGCGAAGCTGGTGCACGTGCGGCGAAATCCACTCGACACGTGCCTCTCGTGCTTTGCCACGCATTTCGTCGACGGACAGCTTTACACATACGACCTACGTGAGCTGGGCCGATACTACCGGCTCTACGAGAAGCACATGCAGTACGTTCGCGCGCTCGTTCCTTCCGGCACGCTGCTGGAGATCGAGTACGAAGCACTCGTGGCGGACTTCGAGGTGCAGGCGCGCCGGATCGTCGCGCACTGCGGACTCGACTGGGACTACGCGTGTTTGGAATTCTGGCGCGTCGATCGTCCGGTCCGGACGGCGAGCGCCGTGCAGGTACGCCGGCCGCTCTATTCGGAATCGGTGGGACGATGGCGCCGGTACGAAAGAGAACTCGCGCCGCTGATCGAAGCGCTGGCCGAGTGA